The genomic stretch AGGCTCACAAACCGCCGCATCCTGGCATCAACCAACACGGTGAGGAAATCATGACACCGAAAGCCAGACCCTTCGAAGTCGAGCTGCCCTTCGAGGTCAAGACCTACGACATCGATTTCGCCGGCATTGTCAGCAACATCGTCTACATCCGCTGGCTGGAAGACCTGCGCCTGAAAATCCTGGCGGACTACTACCCGTTTGAAAAGATGCTGGCGCAGGGCTTTGCCCCCGTGCTCGTGCGCACCGAGATCGACTACCAGCAGCCCGTTAAGCTGCTCGATAACGTCGTGGGCCGCATGTGGGCCAGCGACATGGGCGCGAAAAAGATGGAGCTGACGGCGGAGTTTCTCGTGGACGAGCAGGTGGTGGCCAGCGCCCGGCAGGTGGGGGTAATGATCAGTCTATCTGACTGGCGGCCAATACCCCTGCCGGAGGAGCTGGTGAGGATTTACCAGGAACAGTACAGGTAAAGCTGAGCGAGGCCACCATCGCCGTAGATCTATCGGTAGAATCCCCCACCTTCCCCGCCCTTTACCGCACCTTCCCCGCCACCGATCGCCGAACGCCTGCCAAATGGCCTTTTCCAAAGGGATCCCGCTGGAACCGGCGCTTTGATTGGCGTTCGATAGCAGAGCACCACCTTCCGGTTGTACGATCCCATCTTCTCGCATTACTTTCACCATAAATCAAAGGTAGTATGATGGCAACACAGTTCATTTTAAGCAGCTATGTCGAACAGGCCATGGCTCAAGCCGCCTACGACAAGCTTGATGACGGCACCTTCCACGGGCGCATTCCTCCATGCAAAGGAGTGGTGGCTTTTGGCAGCACTTTACGTGAGTGTGAACAGGAGCTGCGCTCCACCCTGGAAGATTGGATTCTAGTGGGCCTCAAATTGGGTCATCCTTTGCCCGTCATTGGCGGCATCGATCTTAACAAGCAACCCGTCCATGAGCCGGCTAATACCCTGTAAGCGTCGTGATTTTATACGGCGACTTAGACAGATAGGTTTTGAGGGACCCTACTCTGGGACCCGGCATCAGTTTATGATCTATAAGCAGTATCGTCTGG from Candidatus Neomarinimicrobiota bacterium encodes the following:
- a CDS encoding acyl-CoA thioesterase yields the protein MTPKARPFEVELPFEVKTYDIDFAGIVSNIVYIRWLEDLRLKILADYYPFEKMLAQGFAPVLVRTEIDYQQPVKLLDNVVGRMWASDMGAKKMELTAEFLVDEQVVASARQVGVMISLSDWRPIPLPEELVRIYQEQYR
- a CDS encoding type II toxin-antitoxin system HicB family antitoxin gives rise to the protein MATQFILSSYVEQAMAQAAYDKLDDGTFHGRIPPCKGVVAFGSTLRECEQELRSTLEDWILVGLKLGHPLPVIGGIDLNKQPVHEPANTL